The following are from one region of the Yoonia sp. R2331 genome:
- a CDS encoding ABC transporter substrate-binding protein, giving the protein MKSTILGTVLGVAAALSTTSAMADGHGEITVAYFLEWPMPFQFAKETGMYEEAMGTKINWVSFDTGTAMSAAMASGDVQLSVSQGIPPFVVATSAGQDLQVVDVAVSYADNDNCVVRADLEIDKDSAAELAGKKVAVPLGTAAHYGFLKQMDHFGVDVGSLEVVDMAPAEGEAALSQGAVDMACGWGGALRRMLDSGNVLLTGAEKTELGILVFDATTAPTAFVAENSDMVAKFLEVTANANAMWADESNHAKMLPVIAQDAGMSEEDAASTLSTFVFPTVEEQLSEAWMGGNAAEFMKGVADVFVAAGSIDAAKASYEDNVNTGPLSN; this is encoded by the coding sequence ATGAAATCTACTATCCTGGGAACGGTCCTCGGCGTTGCCGCAGCACTGTCCACAACCTCCGCCATGGCAGACGGCCACGGCGAAATCACTGTTGCCTACTTCTTGGAGTGGCCGATGCCGTTCCAGTTTGCCAAAGAAACCGGCATGTACGAAGAAGCAATGGGCACAAAAATCAACTGGGTCAGCTTCGACACAGGAACAGCGATGTCCGCAGCGATGGCCTCTGGTGACGTTCAGCTGTCAGTCTCTCAGGGTATTCCGCCCTTCGTTGTTGCAACCTCCGCAGGTCAGGACCTTCAGGTTGTTGACGTTGCTGTGTCCTATGCTGACAACGACAACTGCGTTGTGCGTGCAGACCTCGAGATTGACAAAGACAGCGCAGCTGAGTTGGCAGGCAAGAAAGTTGCTGTTCCACTCGGAACTGCTGCGCACTACGGCTTCCTCAAGCAGATGGACCACTTCGGTGTTGACGTCGGCAGCCTGGAAGTAGTCGACATGGCACCTGCCGAGGGCGAAGCTGCTCTGAGCCAAGGCGCTGTGGACATGGCTTGCGGTTGGGGAGGTGCTCTGCGCCGTATGCTCGATTCCGGTAACGTGCTCCTGACAGGTGCAGAAAAGACCGAGCTGGGCATCCTGGTGTTCGACGCAACAACAGCGCCGACAGCCTTCGTGGCCGAGAACAGCGACATGGTTGCAAAGTTCCTCGAAGTGACAGCGAACGCAAACGCGATGTGGGCGGATGAATCCAACCACGCGAAAATGCTGCCAGTGATCGCGCAGGACGCGGGTATGTCTGAAGAAGACGCAGCCTCCACACTGTCCACATTCGTGTTCCCGACAGTGGAAGAGCAGCTGTCCGAAGCATGGATGGGCGGCAACGCGGCAGAATTCATGAAAGGCGTTGCAGACGTCTTCGTGGCAGCCGGTTCCATCGACGCAGCCAAAGCCTCTTATGAGGACAACGTGAACACCGGACCTCTGTCCAACTAA
- a CDS encoding RidA family protein — translation MTPREGDALIFHGAIGAADDPGMHRAAVELAASNAIAAAEGQLAPNELLTCILSMTVFMAAEPGFKAHAAVADHASRFIEDRLGPDAIGTRAAVGVASLPGDAAIEICLVASAGNKIG, via the coding sequence ATGACGCCGCGTGAAGGTGACGCGTTGATATTCCACGGAGCGATCGGCGCGGCAGACGATCCCGGGATGCACCGCGCGGCAGTCGAGCTTGCTGCCAGCAACGCGATCGCTGCAGCCGAGGGTCAGCTTGCGCCGAATGAGCTGCTGACCTGCATTCTTTCGATGACCGTCTTCATGGCTGCGGAACCTGGCTTCAAAGCCCACGCGGCCGTTGCTGATCACGCTTCACGCTTTATCGAAGACCGGCTCGGACCCGACGCAATCGGCACTCGCGCCGCTGTTGGCGTTGCGTCTCTTCCTGGCGATGCAGCGATTGAGATCTGCTTGGTGGCCAGCGCTGGCAACAAGATTGGATGA
- a CDS encoding 2-hydroxyacid dehydrogenase yields MSLSTNHASKQALVIPFLTRAGAVERDLWIAALTPLMQPHVVKPLADLTPQERRVARVAIVANPDPAEVAELTNLEWIQSLWAGVERLVVSLPTEVGIARLVDPDLARTMAEAVLAWTLYLHRDMPAYRRQQTKGLWNQRDYRPARDIGVGVLGLGALGREATAILSRHGYRTMGWARSARDIPGVETFHGDVGLNAMLAQTDIAVVLLPLTDQTRGLLNKTRLGRMRPQAEVINFGRGSVIPVDDLIETLDEGHISHAVLDVFEREPLPSDDPLWTRSDITILPHISAPTGRGSAAAIAATAIHDFYRTGSTPDLIDRARGY; encoded by the coding sequence ATGTCGCTGTCGACGAACCACGCTTCCAAACAAGCACTCGTCATACCCTTCCTGACCAGAGCAGGCGCGGTGGAACGCGATCTTTGGATCGCCGCTTTGACGCCCTTGATGCAACCGCATGTGGTCAAGCCGTTGGCAGACCTGACGCCGCAGGAGCGGCGGGTTGCCCGAGTGGCGATCGTCGCCAATCCCGATCCAGCCGAGGTGGCGGAGCTTACGAACCTTGAATGGATCCAGAGTCTTTGGGCCGGGGTCGAGCGCCTCGTTGTCAGCCTTCCCACCGAAGTAGGCATCGCCCGCCTGGTCGATCCGGATCTCGCACGGACCATGGCAGAGGCGGTGTTGGCTTGGACGCTTTACCTCCATCGCGATATGCCCGCCTATCGCAGGCAGCAAACCAAGGGCCTTTGGAACCAGCGCGACTATCGGCCTGCTCGAGACATTGGCGTGGGTGTTCTGGGTCTTGGCGCACTCGGCCGCGAGGCCACCGCAATCCTTTCCCGGCACGGCTATCGGACGATGGGCTGGGCTCGGAGCGCGCGCGACATACCCGGGGTGGAGACGTTCCATGGCGATGTCGGGCTAAATGCAATGCTTGCCCAGACCGATATCGCGGTGGTCCTCCTGCCGCTGACCGACCAGACGCGGGGTTTATTGAACAAAACACGGCTGGGCCGGATGCGGCCGCAGGCTGAGGTCATCAACTTTGGGCGTGGGTCCGTGATCCCGGTCGATGACCTGATCGAAACCTTGGACGAAGGTCACATTTCCCATGCCGTTCTGGACGTCTTCGAGCGGGAGCCGCTGCCTTCGGACGATCCGCTTTGGACCCGTTCCGATATCACGATCCTGCCCCATATCTCCGCGCCCACAGGACGCGGGAGCGCCGCCGCCATCGCAGCCACCGCTATCCACGATTTCTACCGAACAGGGTCAACGCCTGACCTGATTGACCGCGCGCGTGGCTACTGA
- a CDS encoding pyridoxal phosphate-dependent aminotransferase, which yields MTIHDTFAAMQSGAAPGQEIRAGTEMPIEAIGEALTGTPVDFSHGDVDAHQPIPGARDAWLEGFAAGGRQAYTEYRGDVDLRQKLALHLAAFTGAPVDGVNGLILTPGTQGALFLAMGACVTRGTKIAVLEPDYFANRKIAVFLGGEVVSVPFLYGSSAKSAGQGNGPDLVALESAFEAGTKVLIYSTPNNPTGAITGGDVTQQIGVLAARHGVTVIVDQLYSRMLYPGETIPHLRAMSTRPKQMMTVMGPSKTESLSGFRLGAAFGSAELIDRMEKLQAIVSLRAAGYSQAALSTWFEEPKGWMAKRIEAHRAIRDDLLRTFREAQWEVTTPQAGSYLYPRLPKLSVGLSTFVRLLRLQANVIVTPGTEFAPGDTDRIRLNFSQDHAAAVAAADRIVALARRYAE from the coding sequence ATGACTATTCACGACACTTTCGCCGCCATGCAGAGTGGTGCAGCACCGGGTCAGGAGATCCGTGCAGGAACGGAGATGCCTATCGAGGCAATCGGCGAGGCGCTAACCGGCACACCTGTCGACTTCTCCCACGGAGATGTGGACGCCCACCAACCGATCCCTGGCGCGAGAGATGCGTGGCTTGAAGGCTTCGCGGCAGGGGGGCGGCAAGCCTATACCGAATATCGCGGTGATGTGGACTTGCGGCAGAAGCTAGCTTTGCATCTGGCCGCTTTCACCGGAGCGCCCGTTGATGGGGTGAACGGCCTTATTCTGACCCCCGGCACCCAAGGGGCGCTGTTTCTTGCGATGGGGGCCTGCGTCACGCGCGGCACGAAGATCGCTGTGCTGGAGCCCGACTACTTCGCCAACCGGAAGATAGCCGTCTTTCTCGGCGGCGAGGTTGTGTCGGTCCCGTTCTTATACGGTTCTAGTGCCAAAAGTGCGGGGCAAGGGAACGGCCCCGACCTTGTAGCCCTGGAATCCGCCTTTGAGGCTGGAACCAAGGTGTTGATCTATTCGACGCCCAACAATCCAACAGGTGCCATCACTGGCGGGGACGTGACCCAGCAAATTGGTGTTCTTGCGGCGCGCCATGGGGTCACAGTGATCGTCGACCAACTCTATTCCCGAATGCTGTATCCTGGCGAGACAATCCCTCATCTGCGGGCGATGAGCACAAGGCCCAAGCAGATGATGACGGTGATGGGGCCCTCCAAGACAGAGTCCCTCAGCGGGTTTCGCCTTGGGGCGGCCTTCGGATCTGCCGAACTGATCGACCGCATGGAGAAATTGCAAGCCATCGTATCGCTGCGTGCGGCGGGCTACAGTCAAGCCGCACTCTCGACGTGGTTCGAGGAGCCCAAAGGCTGGATGGCCAAAAGGATCGAGGCGCACCGAGCTATTCGCGACGATCTGTTGCGGACCTTTCGCGAGGCCCAGTGGGAAGTAACGACACCGCAGGCGGGCAGCTATCTCTATCCCCGTCTCCCGAAGCTGTCAGTCGGTCTGAGCACATTCGTCCGGCTCTTGCGACTTCAAGCCAACGTCATTGTCACCCCAGGGACCGAGTTTGCACCCGGCGACACCGACCGCATCCGCTTGAACTTCTCGCAAGATCACGCGGCGGCCGTAGCAGCGGCCGATCGGATCGTTGCACTTGCGCGGAGGTACGCCGAATGA
- a CDS encoding LysR family transcriptional regulator — MDTRFAQSLLTVIEEGSLAAAARRQGLTAAALAQRMQALERMFGTRLIERVGQTVRPTAAAQRMVPRLQRIVEDTRRLTSDLDASGLSGPYRLSSIATALADHATNIVSHLADRAPECALTITPGDSRSLLRSLEADETDAAIVVRPPSGGPKSIQMTPIAAQPFVMVASDQADSPEGLILYDRSTCCGRLAWKWIANAIPNVKIVCEMDDPQSIAVLAASGLGRAVLPKWRALEDIAGLQATQIDDAPCREVVLATKGGPSAIDQLVVEATKR; from the coding sequence ATGGATACCCGTTTTGCGCAAAGCCTCCTTACCGTGATCGAGGAGGGGTCGCTTGCCGCTGCGGCGCGCCGACAGGGCCTCACCGCGGCGGCCCTTGCGCAGAGGATGCAAGCGCTGGAACGCATGTTTGGAACCCGCCTTATCGAGCGGGTGGGACAAACGGTCAGACCGACTGCCGCGGCACAGAGGATGGTGCCGCGTCTACAGCGGATTGTTGAGGACACGCGGCGGCTTACCTCGGACTTGGATGCCTCGGGCCTAAGCGGACCCTACCGGCTAAGTTCGATCGCGACGGCGCTGGCCGACCACGCAACCAACATCGTAAGCCACTTGGCGGATCGGGCGCCTGAATGTGCGCTCACCATCACACCGGGCGACTCGCGGTCGCTACTTCGCAGTCTGGAAGCCGATGAGACCGACGCGGCGATCGTCGTTCGTCCGCCTAGTGGCGGCCCCAAGTCAATCCAGATGACACCCATCGCTGCTCAACCCTTCGTCATGGTCGCGTCAGATCAGGCTGATAGTCCGGAAGGCCTGATCCTCTATGACCGGTCGACATGTTGTGGACGGTTGGCTTGGAAGTGGATCGCCAACGCGATACCTAATGTGAAGATCGTCTGCGAAATGGATGACCCACAAAGCATCGCCGTCCTTGCCGCATCTGGCCTCGGCCGCGCGGTACTGCCGAAGTGGCGGGCACTGGAAGATATTGCTGGCCTGCAGGCGACGCAGATTGATGACGCGCCATGTCGCGAGGTCGTACTCGCAACAAAGGGCGGACCGAGCGCAATAGATCAATTGGTCGTAGAGGCGACGAAGCGATAG